In one Leishmania braziliensis MHOM/BR/75/M2904 complete genome, chromosome 32 genomic region, the following are encoded:
- a CDS encoding tubulin-tyrosine ligase-like protein: MRNCGSIYEEMTKQLLATGRWSHLSVRQCSITKALVVSETQKDLSDTNMHLLLGEKIPCERVIATRRVMSKRYQGHLGKGSRRRHFVYASRFYTSPGLRIPMGSGDDGEVRVVDFVENTRSITLKSSMVTALLKYHNYNWNTLGDYLPMSFKLLPCQSSRDERQQLLATAKNGVRLPNQASKPCMWIVKSSAGCHGDNIEIFPGDYRGILKLLRFIDSQHDNHAWIAQQYVDRPLLYHKRKFDIRCWALLLRDLYEIYVHEELVMRTSSVPYTRESATSKTPIGRLAHITNHCVQETGKMYSLYEESNELWREHLDGLIRYKGTVRAAKLKQEKCTPLCGLRIQEPKHCDAPYPTTSSNDVRESPYPIREMNHNVSTPTPHPVSAHAESTSITLDSHIMPQIHFIIRDSLLAARAHVPDEPAVPPTHTFQVFGYDFLIDEDLKVWLLEINGAPGGPDRLKPALVKDTIELAVAPYFSGTMNLKAKRHNGYVRIYP; the protein is encoded by the coding sequence ATGCGGAACTGCGGCTCCATCTATGAGGAGATGACAAAGCAGCTTCTGGCGACCGGCCGATGGTCGCACCTCTCCGTCCGCCAGTGCTCCATCACGAAAGCCCTTGTCGTCTCTGAAACTCAGAAAGACTTGTCTGACACAAACATGCACCTGCTCCTCGGAGAGAAGATTCCATGTGAACGAGTAATCGCAACCCGACGTGTCATGTCGAAGCGATACCAGGGTCACCTTGGCAAgggcagcaggaggaggcacttTGTCTACGCCTCGCGGTTCTACACGTCCCCGGGACTCCGGATACCGATGGgcagcggtgatgatggcgaGGTGCGCGTGGTCGACTTTGTGGAGAACACGCGAAGCATCACATTAAAGAGCTCAAtggtgacggcgctgctaAAGTACCACAACTACAACTGGAATACCCTTGGCGACTATCTTCCCATGTCCTTTAAGCTGCTACCATGCCAATCGAGCCGTgacgagcggcagcagttgCTCGCGACCGCGAAGAACGGTGTGCGACTGCCTAACCAGGCGAGCAAACCGTGTATGTGGATCGTGAAGAGTTCGGCCGGTTGCCACGGCGACAACATTGAGATTTTCCCTGGTGACTATCGGGGCATTCTGAAGTTGCTGCGCTTCATTGATAGCCAACACGACAATCACGCTTGGATAGCGCAGCAGTACGTGGATCGCCCCCTCCTGTACCACAAGCGCAAGTTCGACATCCGGTGCTGGGCCTTGCTCCTTCGCGATCTGTACGAGATCTACGTGCACGAGGAGTTGGTgatgcgcaccagcagcgtgCCGTACACTCGCGAAAGCGCGACGTCCAAGACCCCCATTGGCCGCCTCGCGCACATCACAAACCACTGCGTGCAGGAAACTGGCAAGATGTACTCGTTGTACGAGGAGAGCAACGAGCTATGGCGGGAGCACCTGGATGGACTCATACGCTACAAGGGAACGGTGAGAGCTGCAAAGCTGAAGCAGGAAAAGTGCACCCCTCTCTGTGGTCTGAGGATACAGGAGCCAAAACACTGCGACGCTCCTTACCCGACAACGTCCTCAAATGATGTGAGAGAGTCTCCGTACCCCATTCGCGAGATGAACCACAACGTCAGTACACCTACCCCACACCCCGTAAGTGCCCATGCTGAGTCAACCTCGATCACGCTTGACAGTCATATCATGCCGCAGATCCACTTTATTATTCGCGACTCGCTGCTGGCCGCACGGGCGCATGTGCCCGATGAGCCGGCCGTCCCCCCTACCCACACATTTCAGGTCTTTGGGTACGATTTTCTCATCGACGAGGACCTCAAAGTGTGGCTCCTGGAGATCAACGGCGCACCAGGCGGCCCTGACCGCCTGAAGCCTGCGCTAGTGAAGGATACGATTGAGCTGGCAGTGGCCCCGTACTTTTCAGGAACGATGAACCTGAAAGCAAAGCGACACAACGGCTATGTGCGTATCTATCCTTGA
- a CDS encoding nucleoside diphosphate kinase b produces MFHQLLSSSLRVPQHTAKPLYGISVHMDEMGRTTKALLVARHTLITPFVFLFLVSLLLTYASPASICPAHSQRFNSHFYNYHHHPNKTMSSERTFIAIKPDGVQRGLVGEIISRFERKGFKLVALKMLQPTTEQAQGHYKDLASKPFFEGLVKYFSSGPIVCMVWEGKNVVKSGRVLLGATNPADSQPGTIRGDYAVDVGRNVCHGSDSVESAQREVAFWFKVEEIASWTSHSACQIYE; encoded by the coding sequence ATGTTTCACCAGCTTTTATCTTCGTCGCTTAGAGTACCACAGCACACAGCAAAGCCACTTTATGGAATTAGTGTACACATGGATGAAATGGGCCGCACAACTAAAGCACTTCTTGTTGCACGGCATACACTTATCACTCCTTTCGTCTTCCTATTCCTTGTCTCCCTTCTACTCACTTACGCCTCTCCTGCTTCTATCTGTCCAGCACATTCCCAACGCTTCAACTCTCACTTTTACAACTACCATCACCACCCAAATAAAACCATGTCCTCCGAGCGCACTTTCATTGCCATCAAGCCGGACGGTGTTCAGCGCGGCCTCGTTGGCGAGATCATCAGCCGCTTTGAGCGCAAGGGCTTCAAGCTTGTCGCCTTGAAGATGCTGCAGCCGACGACGGAGCAGGCCCAGGGTCACTATAAGGACCTTGCCTCCAAGCCGTTCTTCGAGGGTCTTGTGAAGTACTTCTCGTCTGGCCCTATTGTGTGCATGGTCTGGGAGGGTAAGAACGTGGTGAAGAGCGGCCGTGTGTTGCTCGGCGCGACGAACCCGGCCGACTCGCAGCCCGGCACGATCCGTGGCGACTACGCCGTGGATGTGGGCCGAAACGTGTGCCACGGCTCCGACTCAGTGGAGAGCGCGCAGCGCGAGGTCGCCTTCTGGTtcaaggtggaggagatcgCAAGCTGGACGTCGCATTCCGCTTGCCAGATCTACGAGTAA
- a CDS encoding nucleoside diphosphate kinase b encodes MSSERTFIAIKPDGVQRGLVGEIISRFERKGFKLVALKMLQPTTEQAQGHYKDLASKPFFEGLVKYFSSGPIVCMVWEGKNVVKSGRVLLGATNPADSQPGTIRGDYAVDVGRNVCHGSDSVESAQREVAFWFKVEEIASWTSHSACQIYE; translated from the coding sequence ATGTCCTCCGAGCGCACTTTCATTGCCATCAAGCCGGACGGTGTTCAGCGCGGCCTCGTTGGCGAGATCATCAGCCGCTTTGAGCGCAAGGGCTTCAAGCTTGTCGCCTTGAAGATGCTGCAGCCGACGACGGAGCAGGCCCAGGGTCACTATAAGGACCTTGCCTCCAAGCCGTTCTTCGAGGGTCTTGTGAAGTACTTCTCGTCTGGCCCTATTGTGTGCATGGTCTGGGAGGGTAAGAACGTGGTGAAGAGCGGCCGTGTGTTGCTCGGCGCGACGAACCCGGCCGACTCGCAGCCCGGCACGATCCGTGGCGACTACGCCGTGGATGTGGGCCGAAACGTGTGCCACGGCTCCGACTCCGTGGAGAGCGCGCAGCGCGAGGTCGCCTTCTGGTtcaaggtggaggagatcgCAAGCTGGACGTCGCATTCCGCTTGCCAGATCTACGAATAG
- a CDS encoding putative minichromosome maintenance (MCM) complex subunit, with translation MSTPDKRAYATAASSKYPNYINDRDLCKRFLEGFRDSAGQPKYVIQAHHVAQRQCIVFPIFLDDIAAFGQLHLAQRIQMNVVGYMEELYRVVDYIIPQTDHVVDMVDQLVMEARMSGQELPAPLTRRYELKIHPLSESSIPIPLRELKGGTIGTLTVLRGICIAATAVRPKLSILVSVCEVCAETTFQQVIGDRLTPLQVCQSQRCKLNNAVGRLLAQNKASKFLKYQELRVQELPEDVPRGAIPRSIRVICEGEQTRIAAPGQVVRITGTYCPDPSTGQGHEAFRASTMVKTLYKAIHIDLEKRSYQEAADNMRAQVEDVRDYPDREAVIEKLTRSIAPEIWGMEDVKKALLCQLVGGSSITNGIRIRSDINILFMGDPGVAKSQLLKWIASVAPRSVFTTGKGSSGVGLTAAVTRDTHTGEVMLEGGALVLSDKGICCIDEFDKMDDSDRTALHEVMEQQMVSIAKAGIITSLNARTSILAAANPKFGRWKRNATPTENVNLPPALLSRFDLLWLVLDESSRERDTELSMHVTHVHLHGVAPGKVADDGVRGTTTEYFGRDFLRAYVGEVKRIHPYVDPGAAKAISDIYCEMRAQSVRHSNVVTARTLLSLIRLSQACARLRFSERVLEEDVREAGRLLDCSKASLQDRPVTDMHRVVTTSDASIFSTIRDIARGRSSVDLSEIRPALVMKGIGESHLQRCLRTYCEVGVWSVSGTVLEFADD, from the coding sequence ATGTCTACACCAGATAAGCGCGCGTACGCCACTGCAGCATCCAGCAAGTATCCTAACTACATCAATGACCGGGACCTTTGCAAGCGTTTTCTTGAGGGCTTCAGAGACTCCGCGGGACAGCCGAAGTATGTGATTCAGGCCCACCACGTTGCGCAACGACAGTGCATTGTATTTCCCATCTTCCTCGACGATATTGCGGCTTTTGGGCAGCTTCATTTAGCACAAAGGATCCAGATGAACGTTGTGGGATACATGGAGGAACTTTACAGGGTTGTCGACTATATTATTCCCCAAACTGACCACGTTGTTGACATGGTGGACCAACTGGTCATGGAGGCACGGATGTCTGGCCAAGAGCTGCCTGCTCCGTTGACACGCCGATATGAGCTCAAAATACACCCACTTAGTGAGAGCAGCATTCCCATTCCTCTGCGAGAGCTGAAGGGAGGTACGATTGGCACGCTGACTGTTCTTCGTGGCATTTGCatcgctgccactgctgtcCGCCCAAAGCTCTCTATACTCGTGTCGGTGTGCGAGGTTTGCGCCGAGACGACCTTCCAGCAGGTCATCGGTGATCGACTTACACCGCTACAAGTATGTCAATCGCAGCGCTGCAAGCTAAACAATGCTGTGGGCAGGCTGTTGGCGCAGAACAAGGCAAGTAAGTTCTTGAAATATCAGGAACTGCGGGTGCAGGAGTTGCCCGAAGACGTTCCGCGCGGTGCCATCCCGCGGTCTATACGTGTTATCTGCGAAGGGGAGCAAACCCGTATAGCTGCGCCGGGGCAGGTTGTTCGTATCACGGGAACTTACTGTCCGGACCCTTCTACTGGGCAGGGTCACGAGGCCTTCCGCGCCTCCACGATGGTGAAAACGCTTTACAAAGCCATTCACATCGACTTAGAAAAGCGCAGCTACCAGGAAGCGGCAGATAATATGCGCGCACAGGTGGAGGATGTCCGGGACTATCCTGATAGAGAAGCCGTTATTGAAAAGCTCACCCGCAGCATCGCACCCGAGATATGGGGTATGGAAGACGTGAAGAAGGCACTCTTATGTCAGCTTGTAGGAGGCAGCTCTATTACAAACGGGATTCGGATCCGCAGTGACATCAATATCCTTTTCATGGGAGATCCCGGTGTGGCAAAGAGTCAGCTTCTGAAGTGGATTGCGTCCGTTGCACCCCGATCCGTGTTCACGACCGGAAAGGGGAGCTCTGGAGTTGGACTTACAGCTGCCGTAACTCGCGATACCCACACAGGCGAGGTGATGCTCGAGGGCGGCGCACTCGTTTTGTCCGATAAGGGAATTTGCTGCATCGATGAGTTTGACAAGATGGATGACTCTGACCGCACAGCTCTGCACGAGGTTATGGAGCAACAGATGGTTTCTATCGCCAAGGCAGGCATAATCACATCGCTGAACGCTCGCACGTCTATTCTTGCCGCGGCAAATCCCAAGTTTGGTCGATGGAAGCGCAACGCGACACCAACAGAGAATGTGAATCTGCCGCCAGCACTTCTTTCGCGTTTCGATCTGCTTTGGCTGGTGCTTGACGAATCAAGCCGGGAGCGCGATACTGAGCTTTCGATGCATGTTACCCATGTCCATCTCCACGGTGTCGCGCCTGGCAAGGTGGCGGATGATGGAGTGCGAGGTACCACCACGGAGTATTTTGGCCGGGACTTTTTGCGGGCGTATGTGGGTGAGGTCAAGCGCATTCACCCGTACGTTGATCCAGGTGCCGCCAAGGCCATCAGTGACATTTACTGTGAAATGCGAGCACAAAGTGTGCGGCACAGCAATGTTGTCACGGCTCGTACGCTGCTGAGCCTCATCCGTCTCTCGCAAGCGTGCGCCCGTCTGCGCTTCTCGGAGcgggtgctggaggaggatgtgcgagaggctggccgtCTGCTCGACTGTAGCAAGGCCTCTCTCCAGGATAGGCCGGTCACAGATATGCATCGCGTAGTGACGACATCCGACGCGTCTATCTTTTCGACTATTAGAGACATCGCTCGTGGGCGTTCATCCGTCGATCTCTCTGAGATTCGCCCCGCACTTGTGATGAAGGGGATTGGCGAATCCCACCTGCAGCGATGCCTTCGAACGTACTGTGAAGTCGGCGTCTGGTCCGTCTCCGGGACAGTGCTGGAATTTGCAGATGACTAG
- a CDS encoding tubulin binding cofactor A-like protein, which yields MSDLTESTNRFTGNVRQTEAPNEKMLRIKVSALKRTIKDLEFAKREVEQELQRLDNLRQNDPDRVSQQTQVVDEAKMMVPHSVNRIMALVKDLSDYLEKEGSTVSSELLDLARATMADGQAAVS from the coding sequence ATGTCTGATCTCACCGAATCTACCAACCGCTTTACTGGGAATGTGCGGCAGACCGAAGCCCCAAACGAAAAAATGCTGCGAATCAAGGTGAGTGCACTGAAGCGCACTATCAAGGATTTGGAGTTTGCGAAGCGAGAagtggagcaggagctgcagcgcctcgacaACCTGCGCCAAAATGATCCCGACCGTGTTTCTCAACAGACGCAAGTTGTCGACGAGGCTAAAATGATGGTACCTCACTCTGTGAACCGGATTATGGCGTTAGTGAAGGACCTCTCCGACTAtctggagaaggagggatcTACTGTGTCAAGCGAACTATTGGATTTGGCTCGTGCTACCATGGCTGATGGCCAAGCGGCTGTTTCGTAA
- a CDS encoding ATP binding protein-like protein, producing MANHNEQTLLQIAQQIERAVDDEIDRIDQMDDDDILAIRQKRLKQLKEIQARRDEWLRKGHGQYLEVAEPKEFFDNVQCSERVIVHFMRRSTPRCEIIERHLRAIACEHFETRFCYVDVERIPSLPERFNVMMLPTLMLVEKGNTFHSIIGFDEFGGTDHFTTDTVTEVLAHYGMINDKGMFAADQNDD from the coding sequence ATGGCGAACCACAATGAGCAGACGCTGTTACAGATTGCACAGCAGATTGAACGTGCCGTTGATGACGAAATCGACCGTATCGATCAGATGGACGACGATGACATACTTGCAATTCGTCAGAAAAGGCTGaagcagctgaaggagattCAGGCCCGTCGTGACGAGTGGCTCCGCAAAGGCCATGGACAGTACCTAGAAGTTGCGGAGCCGAAGGAGTTTTTTGACAACGTCCAGTGTTCGGAGAGGGTTATTGTTCATTTCATGCGTCGCAGTACTCCTCGGTGCGAAATCATTGAACGGCATCTGCGCGCGATTGCCTGTGAGCACTTCGAAACTCGGTTTTGCTATGTTGACGTCGAGCGTATTCCGTCTCTCCCAGAACGCTTCAACGTGATGATGCTCCCGACCTTAATGCTTGTGGAAAAAGGTAACACTTTTCACAGCATCATTGGCTTCGACGAGTTTGGTGGAACAGACCATTTTACTACCGATACAGTTACTGAGGTTTTGGCACACTACGGTATGATCAATGACAAGGGTATGTTTGCTGCCGACCAGAATGACGACTAG